The Frondihabitans australicus genome includes a region encoding these proteins:
- the rimM gene encoding ribosome maturation factor RimM (Essential for efficient processing of 16S rRNA) encodes MASACASTSSTPISDSVTDAPVPGGDDERTRLRVGRLTKAHGLKGALKLELYTDAPEKRFVPGAVFALQVPRDSAWHGKTVELAELRWYNSHPVGFFKGIDDRTAAETLVKAILWIEHDGVEVSDEPDAWFDHQLVGLRVLRDGAQVGTIARVDHLPAQDLLAIDTDSGEVLVPFVSAIVPSVDLAAGTVTVTPPVGLFEPNPDDDAVPSGDAAATSSIGDDDASDDSAPSAE; translated from the coding sequence ATGGCAAGCGCGTGCGCGTCGACGTCGTCGACACCGATTTCTGATTCGGTGACCGACGCACCAGTCCCCGGCGGCGACGACGAGCGGACCCGCCTCCGGGTCGGCCGCCTCACCAAGGCGCACGGTCTCAAGGGCGCTCTCAAGCTCGAGCTCTACACCGACGCCCCCGAGAAGCGCTTCGTGCCCGGCGCCGTCTTCGCCCTTCAGGTGCCGCGCGACTCCGCGTGGCACGGCAAGACCGTCGAGCTCGCAGAGCTCCGCTGGTACAACTCGCACCCCGTCGGCTTCTTCAAGGGAATCGACGACCGCACCGCCGCCGAGACGCTCGTCAAGGCCATCCTGTGGATCGAGCACGACGGCGTCGAGGTGAGCGATGAGCCCGACGCCTGGTTCGACCACCAGCTCGTCGGCCTCCGCGTCCTCCGCGACGGCGCCCAGGTCGGCACCATCGCGCGCGTCGACCACCTGCCCGCACAGGACCTCCTGGCGATCGACACCGACAGCGGCGAGGTCCTCGTCCCGTTCGTGAGCGCGATCGTGCCGAGCGTCGACCTCGCCGCAGGCACCGTGACAGTCACCCCGCCGGTCGGCCTCTTCGAGCCGAACCCCGACGACGACGCCGTGCCGAGCGGCGACGCCGCCGCGACGAGCAGCATCGGCGACGACGACGCGAGCGACGACTCCGCACCGTCGGCCGAATGA
- the trmD gene encoding tRNA (guanosine(37)-N1)-methyltransferase TrmD, whose translation MRIDIVSIFPEFFGVLDVSLLGKARQQGLLDVRVHDLRDHTHDRHRTVDDTPYGGGAGMVMKPGPWGEALDDLLGESETESDGAAQEPAPRVVIIVPSPAGRPFTQKEARALALEDRLVFTCGRYEGIDQRVIDHAATRPGVEVREISLGDYVLNGGEVAAMAMIEAIGRLVPGVVGNPESLDQESHEGDGLLEYPSYTKPAEWRGLAVPPILLSGNHGAIDAWRHEQQLERTRRVRPDLLPDADAAE comes from the coding sequence ATGCGCATCGACATCGTCAGCATCTTCCCCGAGTTCTTCGGCGTGCTCGACGTCTCCCTCCTCGGCAAGGCCCGGCAGCAGGGCCTCCTCGACGTTCGCGTCCACGATCTCCGCGACCACACCCACGACCGCCATCGCACCGTCGACGACACCCCGTACGGCGGCGGCGCCGGCATGGTGATGAAGCCCGGGCCGTGGGGCGAGGCCCTCGACGACCTGCTCGGCGAGAGCGAGACCGAAAGCGACGGCGCAGCGCAGGAGCCGGCTCCTCGCGTGGTCATCATCGTCCCGTCGCCCGCCGGCCGCCCCTTCACGCAGAAAGAGGCCCGCGCCCTGGCGCTCGAAGACCGCCTGGTCTTCACGTGCGGACGCTACGAGGGAATCGACCAGCGCGTCATCGACCACGCCGCGACGCGGCCCGGTGTCGAGGTGCGCGAGATCAGCCTCGGCGACTATGTCCTGAACGGCGGCGAGGTCGCCGCGATGGCCATGATCGAGGCGATCGGCCGCCTCGTCCCCGGCGTGGTCGGGAACCCCGAGAGCCTCGACCAGGAGAGCCACGAGGGCGACGGGCTGCTCGAGTACCCGAGCTACACGAAGCCGGCCGAGTGGCGTGGGCTGGCGGTGCCCCCGATCCTGCTCAGCGGAAACCACGGTGCGATCGACGCGTGGCGCCACGAGCAGCAGCTCGAGCGGACCCGTCGCGTCCGGCCCGACCTGCTGCCCGACGCCGACGCGGCCGAGTAG
- the map gene encoding type I methionyl aminopeptidase, whose amino-acid sequence MIDLRTPSEIEAMRPAGRFVASVLDATRAAAEPGVNLLEIDALAHRMINARGAESCYIDYHPSFGASPFGKVICTSVNDAVLHGLPHDYRLQRGDLLTLDFAASVDGWVSDSAVSFVVGGDETPGDAKLIATVEEALAAGIAAAQAGNRVGDISSAIGTVAHRAGYGVNLQFGGHGVGTEMHGDPHIANDGRPGRGFPLKPGLVIAIEPWLMATTDEIYTDADGWTLRSKDGSRTAHAEHTVAITEDGPLVLTARD is encoded by the coding sequence ATGATCGACCTCCGAACGCCCTCCGAGATCGAGGCGATGCGACCTGCCGGTCGATTCGTCGCCTCCGTGCTCGACGCCACCCGCGCAGCAGCCGAGCCGGGCGTGAACCTGCTGGAGATCGACGCCCTCGCGCACCGCATGATCAACGCCCGCGGGGCCGAGAGCTGCTACATCGACTACCACCCCTCGTTCGGCGCGAGCCCGTTCGGCAAGGTGATCTGCACGTCGGTCAACGACGCCGTTCTGCACGGACTCCCGCACGACTACCGCCTGCAGCGGGGCGACCTGCTGACGCTCGACTTCGCCGCTTCGGTCGACGGCTGGGTGTCGGACAGCGCCGTCAGCTTCGTCGTGGGCGGCGACGAGACCCCCGGCGACGCGAAGCTCATCGCCACCGTCGAGGAGGCGCTCGCGGCCGGCATCGCCGCAGCGCAGGCCGGCAACCGGGTCGGCGACATCTCGTCGGCGATCGGCACCGTCGCGCACCGGGCGGGCTACGGCGTGAACCTGCAGTTCGGCGGCCACGGCGTCGGCACCGAGATGCACGGCGACCCGCACATCGCCAACGACGGGCGCCCGGGCCGCGGCTTCCCGCTGAAGCCCGGCCTCGTCATCGCGATCGAGCCGTGGCTGATGGCGACGACCGACGAGATCTACACCGACGCCGACGGCTGGACCCTGCGCAGCAAGGACGGCTCGCGCACGGCGCACGCCGAGCACACGGTGGCGATCACCGAAGACGGGCCGCTGGTCTTGACCGCTCGCGACTGA
- the rplS gene encoding 50S ribosomal protein L19 has protein sequence MSHILDSLDAASLRSDVPDFRAGDTVRVHVNIIEGTRSRVQVFQGIVIGRQGDGVRETFTVRKVSFQVGVERTFPVHSPVIDHIEVVTRGDVRRAKLYYLRELRGKKAKIKEKREN, from the coding sequence ATGAGCCACATCCTCGACAGCCTGGATGCAGCGTCGCTTCGCAGCGATGTCCCCGACTTCCGCGCCGGCGACACCGTCCGCGTCCACGTGAACATCATCGAAGGCACGCGCTCGCGTGTCCAGGTGTTCCAGGGCATCGTCATCGGCCGCCAGGGCGACGGCGTCCGCGAGACCTTCACGGTCCGCAAGGTCAGCTTCCAGGTCGGCGTGGAGCGCACGTTCCCCGTGCACTCGCCGGTCATCGACCACATCGAGGTCGTCACCCGCGGTGACGTCCGCCGCGCCAAGCTCTACTACCTGCGCGAGCTCCGCGGCAAGAAGGCGAAGATCAAGGAGAAGCGCGAGAACTGA
- the lepB gene encoding signal peptidase I: MTETGTTHSREERRGGGWRFLRDILIIVLAALLVSFLIKTFLVRSFYIPSVSMQNTLQVNDRILVNELVPRIESIHRGDVIVFTDPGGWLSNSETQTSTTSSNPVVHAVQDALTAVGLGTADSDNHLVKRVIGLPGDKVACCNAFGQMTVNGVPLDEPYTKLPPGVTRESQNDFSVTVPKGELWVEGDNRYSSADSRYQRDTPTKGFVPEADVVGRAFVITWPSSRWSWLSSYPDVFQGTGKGAS; the protein is encoded by the coding sequence ATGACTGAGACGGGTACGACGCACTCGCGCGAGGAGCGTCGGGGCGGCGGATGGAGATTCCTCCGCGACATCCTCATCATCGTCCTCGCCGCTCTGCTGGTCTCGTTCCTCATCAAGACCTTCCTCGTGCGCTCGTTCTACATCCCGTCGGTGTCGATGCAGAACACCCTGCAGGTCAACGACCGGATCCTCGTCAACGAGCTGGTGCCGCGAATCGAGTCGATCCACCGAGGCGACGTCATCGTCTTCACCGACCCGGGCGGCTGGCTGTCGAACAGCGAGACGCAGACCTCGACGACGTCGTCGAACCCGGTCGTGCACGCCGTCCAGGACGCCCTCACCGCCGTCGGCCTCGGCACGGCCGACTCCGACAACCACCTCGTCAAGCGCGTGATCGGACTGCCGGGCGACAAGGTTGCCTGCTGCAACGCCTTCGGCCAGATGACGGTCAACGGCGTGCCGCTCGACGAGCCCTACACGAAGCTCCCGCCGGGCGTCACGCGCGAGTCCCAGAACGACTTCTCGGTGACGGTGCCGAAGGGCGAGCTCTGGGTCGAGGGCGACAACCGGTATTCCTCGGCCGACAGCCGGTACCAGCGCGACACCCCGACGAAGGGCTTCGTGCCGGAGGCGGACGTCGTCGGGCGGGCGTTCGTCATCACCTGGCCGTCGAGCCGGTGGAGCTGGCTCTCCTCGTACCCCGATGTCTTCCAGGGCACCGGCAAGGGGGCGTCGTGA
- a CDS encoding ribonuclease HII — translation MAVVDPTMDFERELHDSGAGWVVGCDEVGRGAIAGPVAVGMSAVLAGFSPLPAGLRDSKMLSEKKREELYPQALEWCSVSAVGLAGPEEVDEIGIIAALGLAGRRALVSLHEAGVEILRSVVVLDGNHDYLTPALTSAPTVVTRIKADRDCGSVAAASVIAKVHRDRLMIAHHDDHPGYGWAANKGYGSTTHYEALHELGPSPLHRLTWLH, via the coding sequence ATGGCCGTCGTCGACCCGACGATGGACTTCGAGCGCGAGCTCCACGACTCCGGCGCCGGCTGGGTCGTCGGCTGCGACGAGGTCGGGCGCGGCGCGATCGCCGGGCCCGTGGCCGTGGGCATGAGCGCCGTCCTGGCCGGGTTCTCGCCGCTGCCCGCGGGGCTGCGCGACAGCAAGATGCTCAGCGAGAAGAAGCGCGAAGAGCTGTACCCGCAGGCGCTCGAGTGGTGCTCGGTGTCGGCCGTGGGGCTCGCCGGGCCCGAGGAGGTCGACGAGATCGGCATCATCGCGGCTCTCGGGCTCGCGGGGAGGCGAGCGCTGGTGAGCCTGCACGAGGCGGGTGTCGAGATCCTGCGCTCGGTCGTGGTCCTCGACGGCAACCACGACTACCTGACCCCGGCTCTGACCAGCGCGCCGACGGTCGTCACCCGCATCAAGGCCGACCGCGACTGCGGCTCGGTGGCGGCCGCCTCGGTGATCGCCAAGGTGCACCGCGACCGGCTCATGATCGCCCACCACGACGACCACCCGGGCTACGGCTGGGCGGCGAACAAGGGCTACGGGTCGACGACCCACTACGAGGCGCTGCACGAGCTCGGCCCGTCGCCCCTGCACCGGCTCACCTGGCTGCACTGA
- a CDS encoding DUF2469 family protein gives MDDDDFEDYDREVELALYREYRDVVSQFRYVIETERRFYLANEVELVRRDTEHDFYFELTMSDVWVWDVYRSDRFVKSVRVLTFKDVNVEELTARDLELPKELALDE, from the coding sequence ATGGACGACGACGATTTCGAAGACTACGACCGCGAGGTCGAACTGGCTCTCTACCGCGAGTACCGCGACGTGGTGTCGCAGTTCCGGTACGTCATCGAGACCGAGCGGCGCTTCTACCTGGCGAACGAGGTCGAGCTCGTGCGGCGCGACACCGAGCACGACTTCTACTTCGAGCTGACGATGAGCGACGTCTGGGTGTGGGACGTCTACCGCTCCGACCGCTTCGTCAAATCCGTCCGCGTGCTCACCTTCAAAGACGTCAACGTCGAAGAGCTCACAGCCCGCGACCTCGAGCTGCCGAAAGAGCTGGCGCTCGACGAGTAG
- a CDS encoding YraN family protein, giving the protein MTKSTRSRELGIRGEQEAAEHLERSGFRILARNWRCAEGEIDIVAHEAATGDVVIVEVKTRRGHGAGHPFEAVSREKLSRLRTLATAWSLAHPGVGCRRRIDVVGVTAWPDDSLTVQHLVAVDL; this is encoded by the coding sequence ATGACGAAGTCGACGAGAAGCAGAGAGCTGGGCATCCGCGGCGAGCAGGAGGCAGCTGAGCACCTGGAGAGGTCGGGGTTCCGGATCCTGGCCCGCAACTGGCGGTGCGCCGAAGGGGAGATCGACATCGTGGCGCACGAGGCCGCCACTGGCGACGTCGTGATCGTCGAGGTGAAGACCCGGCGCGGGCACGGAGCCGGCCATCCGTTCGAGGCGGTGAGTCGCGAGAAGCTCTCACGGCTGCGGACTCTGGCGACCGCCTGGTCGCTGGCGCACCCCGGCGTGGGGTGCCGGCGGCGGATCGACGTGGTCGGCGTGACGGCGTGGCCCGACGACAGCCTGACGGTCCAGCACCTCGTGGCGGTCGACCTGTGA
- a CDS encoding tyrosine-type recombinase/integrase has protein sequence MLEEGSPFILSPDGGFDVDVNRYLSRAVMLSRSINTRKAYADDLARFLTFLGLGRPGSREPIDWREATVEDRRRFNFWRNRSPEGPHVSARTWNREVTAVFQFYEWAVNEDLVTESPFETKKTWRSHRAGGGWVRVPTETRADDDASFATWLTASEYRQWRDIGIRGFTARGLPDTAFRGPQAGRNVAFVDLMVSSGMRLTEQAVLLKSDVPSRSGGNSHERLRLSARTTKGSKRRHVYVPHSVLGEIEAYCEFERAQVVEDAQMRGDYGSLEDWFLQSSPTVATVVGPSGEKRKLATLTARERMRVLVRTEAGLEPAALWLSERGLPLRPPSWQTIFRGANERNVKAGTGITCHPHALRHTYAMATLEKLQRGQNDVLADKSERQRMHYAQVFGDPINWLRLRLGHRSVTTTHLYLRLLGDLEMETRLRLLGDDQEWSLPVDDGNQITDHSMARTQL, from the coding sequence ATGCTCGAAGAGGGTTCTCCCTTCATCCTGTCTCCCGATGGCGGATTTGATGTCGATGTAAATCGCTACCTGTCACGGGCCGTGATGCTGTCGCGTTCCATAAACACGAGGAAGGCGTACGCCGATGATTTGGCGCGTTTTCTCACGTTTCTCGGCTTAGGTCGGCCTGGCAGTCGTGAACCGATCGACTGGCGCGAGGCAACGGTCGAAGACCGTCGTCGTTTCAACTTCTGGCGGAATCGGAGTCCGGAAGGCCCTCACGTCTCAGCGAGAACGTGGAACCGCGAGGTCACGGCGGTATTTCAGTTCTACGAGTGGGCGGTCAACGAGGATCTTGTCACCGAGTCTCCCTTTGAGACCAAGAAGACGTGGAGGAGCCACCGTGCGGGCGGCGGTTGGGTCCGCGTTCCGACGGAGACTCGAGCGGATGACGATGCGTCGTTCGCGACTTGGCTGACAGCATCGGAGTACCGGCAGTGGCGCGACATCGGGATCCGTGGATTCACGGCACGGGGTCTGCCGGATACGGCTTTCCGGGGGCCGCAGGCTGGCCGCAACGTGGCGTTCGTTGATCTGATGGTGAGTTCCGGGATGAGGCTGACGGAGCAGGCAGTCCTGTTGAAATCGGACGTCCCGAGTCGTTCCGGGGGCAACTCGCATGAACGATTGCGCCTCTCCGCTCGGACGACAAAGGGCAGCAAACGGCGGCATGTGTACGTTCCTCATTCCGTACTTGGCGAGATTGAGGCGTACTGCGAGTTCGAACGCGCTCAGGTCGTCGAAGACGCGCAAATGCGTGGCGACTACGGGTCGTTGGAAGACTGGTTTCTGCAGTCGTCGCCGACGGTAGCGACCGTTGTCGGTCCCAGCGGAGAGAAACGAAAACTGGCGACTCTCACGGCTCGCGAGCGAATGCGGGTTCTCGTCAGAACCGAGGCGGGCTTAGAGCCGGCCGCCCTGTGGCTTTCGGAGCGAGGTTTGCCACTTCGACCGCCGAGCTGGCAAACGATATTCCGAGGGGCCAATGAGCGCAACGTGAAGGCCGGCACCGGCATTACCTGTCATCCTCACGCGCTCCGCCACACGTACGCAATGGCCACGCTGGAGAAGCTCCAGCGAGGCCAGAACGATGTTCTCGCCGACAAGTCCGAGCGGCAGCGAATGCACTACGCCCAGGTGTTCGGAGATCCCATCAACTGGTTGCGACTTCGCCTCGGTCACCGATCTGTCACGACAACCCACCTCTACCTCCGGCTTCTGGGTGACCTCGAGATGGAGACACGGCTTCGTCTCCTGGGTGATGACCAGGAATGGTCGCTTCCTGTCGACGACGGAAATCAGATCACCGACCACTCGATGGCGAGGACTCAACTGTGA
- a CDS encoding NucA/NucB deoxyribonuclease domain-containing protein, whose amino-acid sequence MTVKIKVFVVSVVAITSIAVGMGSAASAAPSASTTSASTPVAASTGQAVTAEQAAELAKNGVATGVAPSVPGSAPKMNAMKSKTCSAPSSAGTYECLEPATVANVGKAEMAKLQKAAAGIETKPSNSAKAPQQSAAAVDADGTPLYPVDSCQKAQPEGEVVQTRFEACQLDDWVADIYQTDDDGSQELIGWVDGIDAIYSQMVDGSTNWASGVDLEVLDTVGAGASAVLTAEPVCAGDACNVLEIDAINMDPVTAEDEQIGSAYYDWTPVKGGTGLGEVAWTVTVETPGAVPGTAEFRNVPTRCDKALPNSNSVGCVDPDTTEYILFDTTVLPSFTHHLAEALGSGLPGADYGSNPSPLHRLVNATLRNKNRSTACPASFPRPSGESCDEYPFASTKEGAFTGNGAGARTFDGCDITLPNPSSTGPTGCSVCMIDATQNSKAGSDLQVQLYRPYRMLDGDTFNVDYTVIN is encoded by the coding sequence ATGACAGTGAAAATCAAAGTATTTGTCGTGTCGGTCGTTGCTATCACGTCGATTGCCGTGGGGATGGGGTCGGCGGCGTCGGCGGCGCCATCGGCCAGCACCACGTCCGCATCAACGCCGGTCGCTGCGTCGACAGGGCAGGCAGTGACGGCCGAACAAGCAGCGGAACTGGCTAAGAACGGAGTCGCGACCGGGGTGGCTCCTAGCGTCCCGGGCTCGGCACCGAAGATGAACGCCATGAAGTCGAAGACGTGTTCTGCGCCTTCGTCCGCGGGCACATACGAGTGCCTCGAGCCGGCCACCGTGGCGAACGTTGGAAAAGCGGAGATGGCCAAGCTGCAGAAAGCGGCGGCGGGCATCGAGACGAAGCCTTCTAACTCGGCGAAGGCGCCACAGCAGTCTGCCGCGGCCGTCGATGCCGACGGGACCCCGCTCTATCCCGTCGACTCATGTCAGAAGGCTCAGCCTGAAGGCGAAGTAGTCCAGACCAGATTCGAGGCTTGCCAACTCGACGACTGGGTTGCCGATATCTATCAAACGGATGACGACGGCAGTCAGGAACTCATCGGTTGGGTCGACGGTATCGACGCGATTTACTCGCAGATGGTCGACGGCTCGACGAACTGGGCATCCGGTGTGGACCTGGAAGTACTCGACACGGTTGGGGCGGGCGCTTCGGCAGTGTTGACGGCCGAGCCCGTGTGCGCAGGTGATGCCTGCAACGTGCTCGAAATTGACGCAATCAACATGGACCCGGTGACAGCCGAGGACGAACAAATCGGGTCGGCCTACTACGACTGGACACCCGTCAAGGGTGGCACCGGCCTGGGCGAAGTGGCTTGGACCGTTACCGTCGAGACGCCCGGTGCAGTGCCCGGTACAGCGGAGTTTAGGAACGTGCCGACGCGCTGCGACAAGGCTCTGCCGAACAGCAACAGCGTCGGTTGCGTCGACCCCGACACAACCGAATACATCCTGTTCGACACCACGGTTCTGCCATCATTCACGCACCACCTGGCCGAAGCACTCGGATCGGGTCTGCCTGGAGCCGACTACGGCAGCAACCCTTCGCCCCTGCACAGGCTCGTGAACGCCACGCTCCGCAACAAGAACCGCTCGACAGCCTGCCCGGCATCCTTCCCTCGACCTTCGGGTGAGAGTTGCGACGAATACCCATTCGCCTCGACCAAGGAGGGCGCCTTCACCGGCAACGGCGCCGGCGCCCGTACGTTCGATGGTTGCGACATCACCCTGCCGAATCCTTCGTCGACCGGGCCGACCGGTTGTAGCGTCTGCATGATTGATGCGACTCAGAACTCCAAGGCCGGTTCGGATCTTCAGGTGCAGCTCTACCGCCCGTACCGGATGCTCGACGGCGACACGTTCAACGTCGACTACACGGTCATCAACTAG
- a CDS encoding ATP-binding protein, which translates to MAANPCPCGQYGARDAACTCSAQSRRRYLARLSGPLVDRIDMQLRVARIASAQFRLAESGEVTTVSTADARERVLGARARARERLRATPWSLNAEVPGQFLRSGDRRLDASRTGAIDRALELGTLTMRGYDRVLRLAWTLADLDGADRPDRSHVSNALALRRSL; encoded by the coding sequence ATGGCGGCCAATCCCTGCCCCTGCGGGCAGTACGGCGCGCGGGACGCCGCGTGCACGTGCTCGGCCCAGTCGCGGCGGCGCTACCTGGCCCGGCTCTCCGGGCCGCTCGTCGACCGCATCGACATGCAGCTCCGGGTGGCCCGGATCGCGTCGGCGCAGTTCCGGCTGGCGGAGAGCGGCGAGGTCACCACGGTCTCGACGGCCGATGCCCGCGAACGGGTCCTCGGCGCACGTGCGCGTGCCCGCGAACGCCTGCGCGCGACCCCGTGGTCTCTGAACGCGGAGGTGCCCGGGCAGTTCCTCCGCAGCGGCGACCGACGCCTCGACGCCTCGCGCACGGGCGCGATCGATCGCGCCCTCGAACTCGGCACGCTGACCATGCGGGGCTACGACCGCGTTCTCCGCCTGGCCTGGACTCTCGCCGACCTCGATGGCGCCGACCGGCCCGACCGCTCGCACGTCTCGAATGCGCTGGCGCTGAGGAGGTCGCTGTGA
- the dprA gene encoding DNA-processing protein DprA, with product MTGRGLLAGFGDGEIADMLGGVGRAGGADNVARAAGAGGAGANDALASAVWSCLTEPGDGAAGLLRLALGPAGALAALELPDDEIVRRLEARGAGEASRVDLTGARKRWEPRMSATAVRSAFRAASVLGVRLVVPGDAEWPAGLDDLGLHGPAALWIRGDAGALTARPGIAIVGSRAATGYGEHVAADLSDGLSTRGWSVFSGGAYGIDGMAHRTTVASDGLTVAIMAGGVDRYYPAGNADLLRRVAETGAVVAEAPCGTTPSRWRFLQRNRLLAATTAATVVVEAGHRSGALNTANHARALERPLGAVPGPVTSPASASCHRLLREGGAECVTSPDDVVALVTGGVLDDVARYGPGRDAPGEMRVLDALSTRSAQTDLDVARRSGLAAGEIRGILAVLELGGRAEERETGWVRCH from the coding sequence GTGACCGGGCGAGGGCTGCTCGCTGGCTTCGGCGACGGCGAGATTGCCGACATGCTCGGCGGTGTCGGCCGCGCTGGCGGCGCTGACAATGTCGCCCGCGCTGCGGGCGCCGGCGGCGCCGGGGCGAATGACGCCCTCGCCAGCGCCGTGTGGTCGTGCCTCACAGAGCCGGGCGACGGCGCAGCAGGCCTTCTGCGTCTGGCTCTGGGGCCGGCCGGTGCTCTGGCGGCGCTCGAACTGCCCGACGACGAGATCGTGCGCCGCCTCGAGGCACGCGGTGCCGGCGAGGCGTCCCGTGTCGATCTCACCGGCGCGCGCAAGCGCTGGGAGCCGCGCATGTCGGCGACCGCCGTGCGATCCGCCTTCCGCGCCGCGTCCGTCCTCGGGGTGCGCCTCGTCGTTCCCGGCGACGCCGAGTGGCCCGCGGGCCTCGACGATCTCGGCCTCCACGGCCCGGCAGCGCTCTGGATCCGGGGCGACGCGGGTGCGCTCACCGCGAGACCCGGCATCGCGATCGTGGGGAGTCGTGCCGCGACCGGCTACGGCGAACATGTCGCAGCCGACCTCTCGGACGGTCTGAGCACTCGAGGGTGGTCGGTGTTCTCGGGCGGCGCGTACGGCATCGACGGAATGGCGCACCGTACGACCGTGGCGTCCGACGGCCTCACGGTCGCCATCATGGCGGGCGGCGTCGACCGCTACTACCCGGCCGGGAACGCCGACCTGCTCCGCCGCGTCGCGGAGACGGGTGCGGTGGTCGCCGAGGCGCCCTGCGGAACCACGCCGTCGCGCTGGAGATTCCTCCAGCGGAACAGGCTCCTCGCCGCCACGACGGCGGCGACCGTCGTCGTGGAGGCCGGGCATCGCTCGGGCGCGCTGAACACGGCCAACCACGCTCGCGCGCTCGAGCGGCCCCTGGGCGCCGTGCCCGGTCCGGTGACCTCGCCCGCGTCGGCCAGCTGCCACCGGCTCCTCCGGGAGGGCGGCGCCGAGTGCGTGACGAGCCCTGACGACGTCGTCGCGCTCGTGACCGGAGGCGTCCTCGACGACGTCGCCCGCTACGGGCCCGGTCGCGACGCACCAGGCGAGATGCGAGTCCTCGACGCCCTGTCGACCCGGTCCGCGCAAACGGACCTCGACGTCGCGCGACGCTCTGGTCTCGCCGCGGGCGAGATACGGGGGATCCTGGCTGTGCTCGAACTCGGCGGCCGCGCCGAGGAGCGCGAGACCGGCTGGGTGAGATGTCATTAG
- a CDS encoding metallophosphoesterase, with protein MTVSATPPTPDFTIAHLSDTHFLGGRAPWGGVIDTDTQIESALAQLTRSGRRPDAIVLTGDLTDLGEPEAYRRLRAIVEPVADDLGAQLVWVMGNHDERGVYARELFGEDLEGPDEDHPQDRVYDVRGLRIIAFDSTVPGYHHGDVDAAQLEWLRGVLADPAPHGTLLALHHPPIKTPLELMNLLQLQHQDDLAEVIRGTDVRGVLGGHLHYSTFGLFAGVPVSVASATCNTMDLTAPPRELRQIDALRTFSLVHVYPDGLTHSVLPVDDYEPVETLDSDFLARIEALPAAEQFERFSKKRTIG; from the coding sequence GTGACCGTCTCCGCGACCCCGCCGACACCCGACTTCACCATCGCGCACCTCAGCGACACGCACTTCCTCGGCGGTCGCGCCCCGTGGGGCGGCGTGATCGACACCGACACGCAGATCGAGTCCGCTCTCGCGCAGCTGACGCGCTCAGGGCGCCGCCCCGACGCGATCGTGCTCACGGGCGACCTCACCGATCTCGGCGAGCCCGAGGCCTATCGCCGCCTCCGCGCCATCGTCGAGCCCGTCGCCGACGACCTCGGGGCGCAGCTGGTCTGGGTCATGGGCAACCACGACGAGCGCGGCGTCTACGCGCGCGAGCTCTTCGGGGAAGACCTCGAAGGGCCCGACGAAGACCATCCCCAGGATCGCGTCTACGACGTCCGGGGGCTGCGGATCATCGCCTTCGACAGCACCGTGCCCGGGTATCACCACGGCGACGTCGACGCGGCGCAGCTGGAATGGCTGCGCGGGGTTCTCGCGGATCCTGCGCCCCACGGAACCCTGCTGGCACTGCATCACCCGCCGATCAAGACGCCGCTCGAGCTGATGAACCTGCTGCAGCTGCAGCACCAGGACGACCTCGCGGAGGTGATACGCGGCACGGACGTGCGAGGCGTGCTCGGCGGTCACCTGCACTACTCGACGTTCGGGCTGTTCGCGGGTGTGCCGGTCTCGGTGGCGTCGGCCACCTGCAACACCATGGACCTCACGGCGCCGCCGCGCGAGCTGCGGCAGATCGACGCGCTGCGGACCTTCTCGCTCGTGCACGTCTACCCCGACGGACTCACGCACTCCGTGCTTCCCGTCGACGACTACGAGCCGGTCGAGACCCTCGACTCCGACTTCCTCGCCCGTATCGAGGCTCTTCCCGCGGCCGAGCAGTTCGAGCGATTCTCGAAGAAGCGGACGATCGGCTGA